From one Bacillota bacterium genomic stretch:
- a CDS encoding DsbA family protein produces the protein MAAVDPGLELEVIFFHDVLCAWCYAVTPRLERLAGDLAQEGVAVRIEHRSFALAPEAADLERMFGSQEAAKREILNHWRAANANDDEHRIRADRMAERPFPYPYSTPGLLACQAAAILEGNEGHRRYFARVQRAHLTECLDINDREVLLACAEETGFDRAAFARAMESDEARRRLEADLALARDWGITGVPAMVLDRRWLVVGAQPYDRLKAAFQQVLAERNGGQPVAAADPEAGGERR, from the coding sequence GTGGCAGCTGTGGATCCCGGCCTCGAGCTCGAGGTGATCTTCTTCCATGACGTGCTCTGCGCCTGGTGTTACGCGGTCACTCCCCGCCTGGAGCGGCTCGCCGGGGACCTGGCGCAGGAGGGCGTCGCCGTGCGGATCGAGCACCGCTCCTTCGCGCTGGCGCCCGAGGCGGCGGACCTGGAGCGGATGTTCGGCTCGCAGGAGGCGGCCAAGCGCGAGATCCTGAACCACTGGCGGGCGGCGAACGCCAACGACGACGAGCACAGGATCCGCGCGGATCGGATGGCCGAGCGACCCTTCCCCTACCCGTATTCGACGCCGGGCCTGCTGGCCTGCCAGGCGGCGGCGATCCTCGAGGGGAACGAGGGTCACCGGCGGTACTTCGCCCGCGTCCAGCGGGCGCACCTGACGGAGTGCCTGGACATCAACGACCGGGAGGTGCTCCTCGCCTGCGCGGAGGAGACCGGTTTCGACCGTGCCGCCTTCGCCCGCGCCATGGAGAGCGACGAGGCCCGTCGCCGGCTGGAGGCCGACCTGGCGCTGGCACGCGACTGGGGGATCACGGGCGTGCCGGCCATGGTGCTCGACCGCCGCTGGCTGGTGGTCGGCGCCCAGCCCTACGACCGGCTGAAGGCCGCTTTCCAGCAGGTGCTGGCGGAGCGGAACGGGGGGCAGCCGGTGGCGGCTGCCGACCCGGAAGCGGGAGGTGAGCGCAGATGA
- the tpx gene encoding thiol peroxidase: MAEHTVLFGGKPVQLAGKPIEVGQTAPDATVQDNSMAVRHLSEWSGKVRLIAAVPSLDTPVCDAETRRFNQEAASLGDDVVILTVSMDLPFAQKRWCGAAGVDRVITLSDHIEASFGQAYGTLMPAQRLEARAVFVVGRDDRVRYVQYVPEVSDHPDYEAALAAVRQAVAD; encoded by the coding sequence ATGGCCGAACATACGGTGCTCTTCGGCGGCAAGCCGGTGCAGCTGGCCGGGAAGCCCATCGAGGTGGGCCAGACGGCTCCGGACGCCACCGTGCAGGATAACTCCATGGCCGTCCGCCACCTGAGCGAGTGGTCGGGCAAGGTCCGGCTGATCGCGGCGGTCCCCTCCCTGGATACGCCGGTCTGCGACGCCGAGACGCGCCGCTTCAACCAGGAGGCCGCGTCGCTGGGCGACGACGTGGTCATCCTCACCGTCAGCATGGACCTCCCCTTCGCGCAGAAGCGCTGGTGCGGCGCGGCCGGCGTCGACCGCGTGATCACGCTCTCCGACCACATCGAGGCGAGTTTCGGCCAGGCCTACGGCACGCTGATGCCGGCGCAGCGCCTGGAGGCGCGGGCGGTCTTCGTCGTCGGCCGCGACGACAGGGTCCGTTACGTCCAGTACGTTCCCGAGGTGAGCGATCACCCCGACTACGAGGCGGCCCTGGCGGCGGTCCGCCAGGCGGTCGCCGACTGA
- a CDS encoding helix-hairpin-helix domain-containing protein, whose protein sequence is MPRTVRGPAAGVALLLLLAAAGLWWVRAGSPAQGAGRGAAGLEWRDGSAGQDGSGHPGSGRPPSSSPGEVQTPEGGPGDAGGSSGGSRGALLWVHVAGAVRRPGLYPLHEGARLGEALEAAGGPTDQAAADLLNLAAPLADGVRVTVPTRQEAARFPGWPVLSSDPGAGVAAAPPGAAAPGGWPATGEGGAASAGPAGGTQAGGRLDLNRATAEELDRLPGIGPARAQAIVALREARGGFRSVDELLEVRGIGPALLEELRSRVRVGPP, encoded by the coding sequence GTGCCGAGAACGGTTCGGGGACCGGCGGCGGGCGTCGCCCTGCTCCTCCTGCTGGCCGCCGCGGGCCTCTGGTGGGTGCGGGCCGGGTCGCCCGCCCAGGGCGCCGGGCGTGGTGCCGCGGGCCTCGAGTGGCGCGACGGGTCGGCCGGCCAGGACGGGAGCGGGCACCCCGGGTCGGGGAGGCCGCCGAGCTCGTCTCCGGGGGAGGTGCAAACGCCGGAGGGCGGCCCGGGCGATGCGGGCGGCAGCTCCGGCGGCTCCCGGGGCGCTCTCCTCTGGGTCCACGTCGCGGGGGCCGTCAGGCGACCGGGTCTCTACCCGCTGCACGAAGGGGCCCGCCTGGGCGAGGCGCTGGAGGCCGCCGGCGGCCCGACCGACCAGGCGGCCGCCGACCTCCTCAACCTGGCCGCGCCGCTGGCGGACGGGGTGCGCGTCACCGTGCCCACGCGCCAGGAAGCGGCGCGGTTCCCCGGCTGGCCCGTCCTCTCCAGCGACCCCGGCGCGGGTGTGGCGGCTGCACCCCCCGGAGCGGCGGCCCCCGGCGGGTGGCCTGCCACGGGCGAGGGGGGAGCCGCCTCCGCCGGCCCGGCGGGCGGGACCCAGGCGGGGGGCCGGCTGGACCTGAACCGGGCCACCGCCGAGGAGCTGGACCGGCTGCCGGGGATCGGGCCCGCCCGGGCCCAGGCGATCGTGGCCCTGCGGGAGGCGCGGGGCGGCTTCCGCTCCGTCGACGAGCTGCTGGAAGTGCGGGGGATCGGGCCGGCGCTCCTCGAGGAGCTGCGCAGCCGGGTCCGCGTCGGTCCCCCCTGA
- a CDS encoding molybdopterin-binding protein, which produces MRGEILSVGTELLLGEIVDTNAAWLAGRLAELGVDCFWVSQVGDNPARLRQLLELAWGRSDLIVASGGLGPTDDDVTREAVAGFLGEERRVDEAELERQRALRQRLGLPLSNERQAERIPSARFLPNPMGTAPGWWVERDGRVLVLLPGVPREMRAMWSREVEPRLRGRSGVSLLRRRLKLTGLGESLVAERLSDLTSRANPSVATYAKPTGVEVRIAVKGTPEEAQRLLARTEAEIRRRLGAYVWGVDEESLEDLAATRMAAAPGVWALAEAGTRGQLAAALAPRLPEERLAAVEIRPAPAGDPVEALQEMAGAIRRRAPRARAVLVALAAEARSARPPLGELAAVALLEPEQAELSPEAVRRVRPLSTGGPEQGAVLAALDRLRRSLPAS; this is translated from the coding sequence GTGCGGGGGGAGATCCTCTCGGTCGGCACGGAGCTTCTCCTGGGCGAGATCGTGGACACCAACGCGGCCTGGCTGGCCGGGCGGCTGGCCGAGCTGGGCGTCGACTGCTTCTGGGTGAGCCAGGTGGGCGACAACCCTGCCCGGCTCCGCCAGCTCCTGGAACTGGCTTGGGGGCGGTCGGACCTGATCGTGGCCAGCGGCGGGCTGGGACCCACCGACGACGACGTCACCCGGGAGGCGGTGGCCGGCTTCCTGGGCGAGGAGCGGAGGGTGGACGAGGCGGAGCTCGAGCGCCAGCGGGCGCTGCGGCAGCGGCTGGGGCTGCCGCTCAGCAACGAGCGCCAGGCGGAGCGGATCCCCTCCGCCCGCTTCCTGCCGAACCCGATGGGGACCGCCCCGGGCTGGTGGGTGGAGCGTGACGGCCGGGTGCTGGTGCTCCTCCCCGGCGTGCCCCGGGAGATGCGGGCCATGTGGAGCCGGGAGGTGGAGCCTCGGCTCCGCGGCCGGAGCGGCGTCTCCCTGCTGCGCAGGCGCCTGAAGCTGACCGGACTGGGCGAGTCGCTGGTGGCGGAGCGGCTCTCCGATCTGACCAGCCGGGCCAACCCCAGCGTGGCCACCTACGCCAAGCCGACCGGGGTGGAGGTGCGGATCGCCGTCAAGGGGACGCCGGAGGAGGCGCAGCGGCTCCTGGCGCGGACGGAGGCCGAGATTCGCCGCCGCCTGGGCGCGTACGTCTGGGGTGTCGACGAGGAGAGCCTGGAGGATCTGGCCGCGACCCGGATGGCGGCCGCGCCCGGGGTGTGGGCGCTGGCCGAGGCCGGGACGAGGGGGCAGCTGGCGGCCGCGCTGGCGCCGCGGCTGCCCGAGGAGCGCCTGGCGGCGGTGGAGATCCGGCCGGCGCCGGCGGGCGACCCGGTGGAGGCCCTGCAGGAGATGGCCGGGGCGATCCGCCGCCGCGCGCCGCGGGCCCGGGCGGTGCTGGTCGCCCTGGCGGCCGAGGCGCGTTCGGCCCGGCCGCCGCTGGGCGAGCTGGCGGCGGTCGCCCTGCTCGAGCCGGAGCAGGCGGAGCTTTCGCCGGAGGCCGTCCGTCGCGTCCGGCCCCTGAGCACGGGCGGCCCCGAGCAGGGCGCGGTGCTGGCCGCCCTGGACCGGCTCCGCCGGAGCCTGCCCGCGTCCTGA
- a CDS encoding manganese efflux pump, whose translation MRPPAFGPLHLWADLLLFALATNADNLVAGVAYAVRRIRIGWAANLVISLMGGLTMAGGMLLGSLVGGWLSIGLADRLGGALLTVIGAASLVQSAARRLPEEGKELRLARLGLVIRILRYPEEADQNLSGRIEGAEVLLLGAALSANNLAAGAGAGLMGLPILPTGVATALFSYLALLAGRPLLRLGRRWSLAAEWWGGLLLLALGLVNLLGTSNV comes from the coding sequence GTGAGACCGCCCGCCTTCGGGCCGCTTCACCTGTGGGCGGACCTCCTGCTCTTCGCCCTTGCGACCAACGCCGACAACCTGGTGGCCGGCGTCGCCTACGCGGTGAGGCGCATCCGCATCGGCTGGGCCGCCAACCTGGTCATCTCGCTGATGGGCGGCCTGACCATGGCCGGTGGCATGTTGCTGGGCTCACTGGTGGGCGGCTGGCTCTCCATCGGCCTGGCCGACCGCCTGGGTGGCGCGCTGCTGACCGTCATCGGCGCGGCTTCCCTGGTCCAGAGCGCCGCCCGCCGCCTGCCCGAGGAGGGGAAGGAGCTCCGGCTCGCCCGCCTCGGCCTGGTGATCCGGATCCTCCGCTACCCCGAGGAGGCCGACCAGAATCTCTCCGGGCGGATCGAGGGAGCGGAGGTCCTCCTCCTGGGCGCCGCCCTCTCGGCCAACAACCTGGCGGCGGGGGCCGGCGCCGGCCTGATGGGGCTCCCCATCCTGCCGACCGGCGTGGCCACGGCCCTCTTCAGCTACCTGGCGCTCCTGGCCGGGCGCCCCCTGCTTCGCCTGGGGCGGCGCTGGAGCCTGGCTGCGGAGTGGTGGGGCGGCCTCCTCCTCCTCGCCCTCGGGCTGGTCAACCTCCTAGGAACTTCCAATGTCTGA
- a CDS encoding haloacid dehalogenase, whose protein sequence is MNGEDRYRRLAPGVRALPEAVPFLERVGAVVFDVDGVLLDTSDSYPRVISEVTQYVLVHDHGWRETGRLIEPAETALFKAAGGFNSDWALTRGAVLFYLWKALKLEMAAGEAGGAGAAAGARQGGTAALRRAAPSLEELTEGLAAAGGGLGAEWRWLGERSEPQLLRELEARFDGERVDRLCGEFYAGDRCMEMFGYPAREWRGPGLCERERPRLEARLLPARLRYGLYTGRVAGGETRLALERAGLVGRMTPGAVITGDRWRKPDPAGLRAAAAALDVEVAIFAGDNIDDAWTVRNYREVSGDGETVFLFAGVLGGAPGDRAEALFREAGADLIVDEPDALLRLLDGSVPRGSG, encoded by the coding sequence GTGAACGGAGAGGATCGCTACAGGCGGCTGGCGCCGGGGGTGCGCGCGCTTCCTGAGGCCGTGCCGTTCCTGGAGCGGGTGGGGGCGGTGGTCTTCGACGTCGACGGCGTCCTCTTGGATACGTCCGACTCCTACCCGCGCGTGATCAGCGAGGTGACCCAGTACGTGCTGGTCCACGACCACGGCTGGAGGGAGACGGGACGGCTGATCGAGCCGGCCGAGACGGCGCTCTTCAAGGCAGCCGGAGGCTTCAACAGCGACTGGGCCCTGACGAGGGGGGCCGTTCTCTTCTATCTCTGGAAGGCGTTGAAGCTGGAGATGGCGGCCGGCGAGGCGGGGGGCGCAGGAGCGGCGGCGGGGGCGCGCCAGGGTGGGACGGCCGCGCTCCGTCGCGCGGCGCCCTCGCTGGAGGAGCTGACCGAAGGGCTGGCGGCGGCGGGGGGTGGGCTGGGAGCGGAGTGGCGCTGGCTGGGCGAGCGCTCGGAGCCGCAGCTCCTGCGCGAGCTGGAGGCGCGCTTCGACGGGGAGCGGGTGGACCGGCTCTGCGGCGAGTTCTACGCGGGCGACCGCTGCATGGAGATGTTCGGCTATCCGGCCCGGGAGTGGCGGGGGCCCGGCCTCTGCGAGCGGGAGCGTCCCCGCCTGGAGGCCCGGCTCCTGCCGGCCCGGCTTCGCTACGGCCTCTACACCGGGCGGGTGGCCGGCGGTGAGACCCGGTTGGCGCTGGAGCGCGCCGGCCTGGTCGGGAGGATGACGCCGGGTGCGGTGATCACCGGCGACCGCTGGCGGAAGCCCGACCCGGCGGGGCTGCGTGCCGCCGCCGCCGCCCTGGACGTGGAGGTCGCCATCTTCGCGGGCGACAACATCGACGACGCCTGGACGGTGCGGAACTACCGCGAGGTGAGCGGGGACGGCGAGACGGTCTTCCTCTTCGCGGGGGTGCTGGGGGGTGCACCGGGCGACCGGGCCGAGGCGCTCTTCCGCGAGGCCGGGGCGGACCTGATCGTGGACGAGCCCGATGCGCTTCTCCGCCTCCTGGACGGGTCGGTCCCGCGGGGCTCCGGCTGA